In Elaeis guineensis isolate ETL-2024a chromosome 1, EG11, whole genome shotgun sequence, a genomic segment contains:
- the LOC140855117 gene encoding uncharacterized protein yields the protein MCDGWTGPTRQSIINFLTYCDGKIFFYKSIDASDKMHDATYILGLMEEVIDSVGEQHVVQVITDNGPQYKAAGELLMEQRPQIYWTPCAAHCIDLILMDIGKIRMVQQVVEIAQTITRFIYNHTWILSLMRTYTGEEILRSDITRFATNYIALDSLLQKKTTLHQMFVSAEWQESRYARADTDGSHVENLVTSQSFWHRTEKIVKAIKPLYEVLRAVDSKRYPQMDFLYYIMERIKKQISENDPKYTQEFINIIERRWDYQMGRDLHLAGIDMDSELLAALRNVIYKMVPDPEIASLCLQETK from the exons atgtgtgatggttggacaggtcctactaggcagagcatcattaattttttgacatactgtgatggaaaaatatttttttacaaatcaatcgatgcttcagataagatgcacgatgccacatatatccttggtctgatggaggaggtgattgattcagtgggtgagcagcatgtcgtgcaggtcatcacagataacggaccacaatataaggctgctggagagttgctgatggagcagcgaccgcagatatactggaccccatgtgctgcacattgcattgatcttatattgatggatatcggaAAGATTCGCATGGTGCAacaggtagtggagattgcccagaccattactagattcatctacaaccacacatggattctttcattgatgcggacgtatactggggAAGAGATCTTACGATCGGATATCACacggtttgctaccaactacatagcacttgatagtcttcttcagaagaaaacaaCCCTacatcagatgtttgtcagtgccgagtggcaggagagcagatatgcgagggccgacactgatggaagtcatgtggagaacttggtgacgagtcagtcattttggcatcggactgagaagatagtgaaggctatcaagcctttatatgaggtgcttcgcgcCGTGGACAGCAAGAGATACCCCCAGATGGACTTCCTATATTACATAATGGAGAGGataaagaaacagatcagtgagaatgatcccaagtatactcaagaattcattaacattattgagcgccgttgggactatcagatgggcagagatttgcatctagctg ggatagatatggatagcgagcttcttgctgctcttcgcaatgtcatatataagatggtgcccgatccagaaatcgcatcgttgtgtctgcaagag acgaaatag
- the LOC105037998 gene encoding uncharacterized protein, with amino-acid sequence MDRRGRDEASMACLVSTLMVVFVSLSLPLQTQANYHYSPPPSPTPSKEHPYPYKSPPPPPPHVYYYKSPPPPPPPHHVYKYKSPPPPPYHYVSPPPPHHAYKYKSPPPPPYHYVSPPPPHHAYKYKSPPPPPYHYVSPPPPHHVYKYKSPPPPHYHPAPGYKYKSPPPPHHVYKYKSPPPPRYHPAPGYKYKSPPPPHHAYKYKSPPPPHYHPAPGYKYKSPPPPHHVYKYKSPPPPHYHPAPGYKYKSPPPPHHVYKYKSPPPPPYHYKSPPPPHHVYKYKSPPPPHHQKPPCPPPSVYKYKSPPPPPYHYKSPPPPPPVYKYKSPPPPPYHYKSPPPPHPVYKYKSPPPPPHY; translated from the coding sequence ATGGATAGGAGAGGAAGGGACGAGGCCTCCATGGCCTGCCTTGTTTCCACTCTCATGGTAGTCTTTGTCTCTCTGAGCTTGCCTCTTCAGACACAAGCAAATTATCACTACTCTCCTCCCCCATCACCAACACCATCCAAGGAACACCCTTACCCATACAAgtctccaccaccaccacctcctcatgtTTACTACTATaaatcaccaccaccaccaccaccacctcatCATGTCTACAAGTATAAGtcaccaccaccacctccttaCCACTATGTATCACCACCTCCACCTCACCATGCCTACAAGTATAAGTCTCCTCCACCACCTCCTTACCACTATGTATCACCACCTCCTCCTCATCATGCCTACAAGTATAAATCTCCACCACCACCCCCTTACCACTATGTATCACCACCCCCACCTCATCATGTCTACAAGTATAAATCTCCACCACCCCCTCATTACCACCCTGCTCCTGGTTACAAATACAAGTCACCACCTCCCCCTCATCATGTTTACAAGTATAAATCCCCACCACCCCCTCGTTACCACCCTGCTCCTGGCTACAAATACAAGTCACCACCTCCCCCTCATCATGCTTACAAGTATAAATCCCCACCACCGCCTCATTACCACCCTGCTCCTGGTTACAAATACAAGTCACCACCGCCCCCTCATCATGTTTACAAGTATAAATCTCCACCACCCCCTCATTACCACCCTGCTCCTGGTTACAAATACAAGTCACCACCGCCCCCTCATCATGTTTACAAGTATAAGTCTCCACCACCCCCTCCTTACCACTACAAATCACCACCTCCTCCTCATCATGTCTACAAGTACAAATCTCCACCACCCCCCCACCATCAAAAGCCACCTTGTCCTCCCCCATCTGTCTATAAATATAAATCACCACCACCCCCTCCCTACCATTACAAATCACCACCCCCACCCCCTCCTGTATACAAGTATAAATCACCACCGCCACCTCCCTACCACTACAAGTCACCACCACCTCCCCATCCAGTCTACAAGTACaagtctcctcctcctcctcctcactaTTAA